The Setaria italica strain Yugu1 chromosome IX, Setaria_italica_v2.0, whole genome shotgun sequence genome has a window encoding:
- the LOC105913584 gene encoding uncharacterized protein LOC105913584, with product MEKQTKPAPDAAAHLAALRCARASLLLASLRWPRAPPPTQDLRCSSSSSSFSSADAAGCALRPEGLLHRGEVAAARREAAGHARIAGSELLLVLAVAPAVLLLLLLLGLL from the exons ATGGAGAAGCAGACAAAGCCGGCGCCCGACGCCGCGGCCCACCTCGCGGCGCTCCGCTGCGCCAGGGCGtcgctcctcctcgcctccctccgctggccccgcgcgccgccgccgacgcaggATCTccggtgctcctcctcctcctcctccttttcgtCGGCTGACGCAGCG GGGTGCGCACTCCGGCCCGAGGGGCTCCTCCACCGCGGTGaggtcgcggcggcgcggcgcgaggcCGCCGGGCACGCGCGGATCGCCGGGTCCGAGCTGCTCCTTGTCCTCGCCGTGGCGCCCGCcgttctgctgctgctcctcctcctcgggcttCTCTAG